A genomic window from Streptomyces mirabilis includes:
- a CDS encoding cytochrome P450, producing the protein MLTSSFTRHRMEKLRPAIQQITDDLIDKLLARRAVVEDIEIDGETIRAGEGFIAALPAANWDPLAFPEPEKLDLARRAAHHVAFSRGPHQCIGQQLARIELHIVFSTLFRRVPTLRLAVDVSELKFKEDSQAYGIYELPVTWELLEVREAADTTRPSPHRREDGLRPAVKLVGTTGFEPATP; encoded by the coding sequence ATGCTGACGAGCTCGTTCACCCGCCACCGCATGGAGAAGCTCCGCCCGGCGATCCAGCAGATCACCGACGACCTCATCGACAAGCTGCTCGCACGACGGGCCGTTGTCGAGGACATCGAGATCGACGGCGAGACCATCCGCGCCGGCGAGGGCTTCATCGCGGCCCTGCCGGCCGCCAACTGGGATCCGCTGGCGTTCCCCGAGCCCGAGAAGCTCGACCTCGCCCGTCGGGCGGCGCACCATGTCGCGTTCAGCCGGGGCCCGCACCAGTGCATCGGGCAACAGCTGGCCCGTATCGAACTCCACATCGTGTTCAGCACGCTGTTCCGTCGGGTGCCGACCCTGCGGCTCGCGGTCGACGTCTCGGAGCTGAAGTTCAAGGAGGACTCACAGGCGTACGGCATCTACGAGCTGCCCGTCACCTGGGAGCTCCTGGAGGTCCGTGAAGCAGCGGATACGACAAGGCCGTCTCCTCATCGCCGAGAAGACGGCCTCCGACCTGCTGTGAAGCTGGTCGGGACGACAGGATTTGAACCTGCGACCCCTTGA
- a CDS encoding MFS transporter has translation MSQTRTSPPQAHERARSTARNVLVVVALVWIVQLVARVAALSGVAQADIAIHFRITDIAWFTLMTLLTGTFFLPFAVKAAALFGKKRVLLVATGLGFVGDLVAAFATDYRTLLIGRGIAGVYAATAPIAYAITRDVFPRRWVGLASGLLAGGVGLVAFGGPFLAGWLLDGYGFRGVLWFTAISTAASFVLVAAFVPESPVREAGGRMAWIGGLLLGGGITAIVYAVGEGSQWGWGSAEFAAYIAGALITLAAFVLVERRVADPLFPPSMTRRRPVWTVLLATSVAAGSLSAVGVVMQMLVLMPKIPPTAPNTPGGAGC, from the coding sequence ATGTCCCAGACCCGAACCTCTCCCCCGCAGGCCCACGAGAGAGCCCGCTCCACCGCGCGCAACGTGCTCGTCGTCGTCGCGCTCGTGTGGATCGTCCAACTGGTCGCGCGCGTCGCCGCGTTGTCCGGCGTCGCACAGGCCGACATCGCGATCCACTTCCGGATCACGGACATCGCCTGGTTCACCCTGATGACCCTGCTGACCGGGACCTTCTTCCTGCCCTTCGCGGTCAAGGCCGCGGCCCTCTTCGGCAAGAAGCGCGTCCTGCTCGTCGCCACCGGTCTCGGCTTCGTCGGCGACCTGGTCGCCGCCTTCGCCACCGACTACCGCACGCTGCTGATCGGGCGCGGCATCGCGGGCGTCTACGCGGCCACCGCCCCGATCGCCTACGCGATCACCCGGGACGTGTTCCCCCGCCGCTGGGTGGGACTCGCCAGCGGGCTCCTGGCCGGCGGGGTCGGCCTCGTCGCCTTCGGCGGGCCGTTCCTGGCCGGCTGGCTCCTGGACGGTTACGGATTCCGCGGCGTGCTGTGGTTCACGGCCATCAGTACCGCCGCGAGCTTCGTGCTGGTGGCCGCCTTCGTGCCGGAGAGTCCGGTCCGTGAGGCGGGCGGGCGGATGGCCTGGATCGGCGGGCTCCTTCTCGGCGGAGGGATCACGGCGATCGTCTACGCCGTCGGCGAGGGATCGCAGTGGGGCTGGGGCAGCGCCGAGTTCGCCGCCTACATCGCCGGGGCGCTGATCACACTGGCCGCCTTCGTACTCGTCGAGCGCCGGGTCGCCGACCCCCTGTTCCCGCCGTCCATGACACGGCGTCGTCCGGTGTGGACCGTCCTGCTGGCCACCTCCGTGGCAGCCGGCTCACTCAGCGCCGTGGGCGTGGTGATGCAGATGCTGGTGCTGATGCCCAAGATCCCACCGACGGCGCCGAACACTCCCGGTGGCGCCGGATGCTGA
- a CDS encoding ABC transporter ATP-binding protein: protein MGSPESREGPPSKGSVLLALRYYGRELARLRRLTAPAMLLPALGNIGINYIAPLIVAKLVGRIAGDAGISIGSTLPYVLGFAGVLLLAEMLWRLGLHCLNRLDALGIEQLYVIGMDELFAKDAAFFHDNFAGSLTKRVLSFASRFEEFVDTMTFQVVGSFVPLVFGAVVLWRYEPLLVVGLLAMIALTALCVLPLIRRRQALVDQREEAIARVSGHVADSLMNMDTVRAFAAEEREAAEHRSRVAASRRLMLRSWDYGNLRIDTLVAPMSVLTNALGLLLAVALGGGSHGVEAVVVAFTYYSNATRIMFEFNQIYRRLESSMTEAAQFTELLLKPPTVLDPKTPEALLSRAADVRFEQVTFAHAGAQPLFEGLDLAVPSGAKIGLVGRSGGGKTTLARLLLRMTDIDSGRILIGGQDISRLRQADLRGLMAYVPQDPAMFHRTLRDNIAFARPDATEAEIRRAAEAAHVTEFADALPDGFDTMVGERGVKLSGGQRQRVALARAILRDAPILLLDEATSALDSESEILVQEALWRLMEGRTALVVAHRLSTVATMDRLVVLDRGRIIEQGTHQELLASEGAYAKLWQHQSGGFLDDSQEPADLH from the coding sequence ATGGGATCGCCTGAATCGCGCGAGGGTCCACCGAGCAAAGGCTCGGTGCTCCTCGCCCTTCGCTATTACGGACGGGAGTTGGCCCGGCTCCGACGGCTGACCGCCCCCGCGATGCTGCTGCCGGCGCTCGGCAACATCGGCATCAACTACATCGCGCCTCTGATCGTCGCGAAGCTCGTCGGTCGGATCGCCGGCGACGCCGGTATCTCCATCGGCTCGACGCTGCCGTACGTCCTCGGCTTCGCCGGCGTCCTGCTCCTCGCGGAGATGCTGTGGCGTCTCGGCCTGCACTGCCTGAACCGTCTCGACGCCCTCGGCATCGAGCAGTTGTACGTCATCGGCATGGACGAGCTGTTCGCCAAGGACGCCGCGTTCTTCCACGACAACTTCGCCGGGTCACTGACCAAGCGGGTGCTGAGCTTCGCCTCCCGCTTCGAGGAGTTCGTCGACACGATGACGTTCCAGGTCGTGGGCAGCTTCGTGCCGCTGGTGTTCGGGGCGGTGGTGCTGTGGCGCTACGAACCGCTGCTCGTCGTCGGGCTCCTGGCGATGATCGCGCTGACGGCGCTGTGCGTGTTGCCCCTCATCCGCCGCCGTCAGGCGCTCGTCGATCAGCGCGAGGAGGCGATCGCCCGGGTGTCGGGCCATGTCGCCGACAGTCTGATGAACATGGACACGGTCCGGGCGTTCGCCGCCGAGGAGCGTGAGGCCGCCGAGCACCGGTCCCGTGTCGCGGCCTCGCGGCGGCTCATGCTGAGGTCGTGGGACTACGGCAACCTGCGCATCGACACACTGGTCGCGCCGATGTCCGTGCTGACCAACGCGCTGGGCCTGCTGCTCGCGGTCGCGCTCGGCGGAGGCAGTCACGGCGTGGAGGCGGTCGTGGTCGCCTTCACGTACTACAGCAACGCGACGCGGATCATGTTCGAGTTCAACCAGATCTACCGCCGCCTGGAGAGCTCGATGACGGAGGCGGCGCAGTTCACCGAACTGCTGCTGAAGCCGCCGACCGTGCTCGACCCGAAGACGCCGGAAGCGCTGCTGTCCCGGGCCGCCGACGTCCGCTTCGAGCAGGTGACCTTCGCCCACGCGGGCGCGCAGCCGCTCTTCGAGGGACTCGACCTGGCGGTGCCCAGCGGGGCGAAGATCGGTCTTGTCGGCCGGTCCGGCGGGGGCAAGACCACGCTGGCCCGGCTGCTGCTGAGGATGACGGACATCGACTCCGGCCGCATCCTGATCGGAGGGCAGGACATCAGCAGGCTGCGCCAGGCAGACCTGCGCGGACTGATGGCCTACGTGCCGCAGGACCCGGCGATGTTCCACCGCACACTGCGGGACAACATCGCCTTCGCCCGGCCGGACGCCACCGAGGCCGAGATCCGTCGCGCGGCCGAGGCGGCGCATGTCACGGAGTTCGCCGACGCGCTGCCGGACGGCTTCGACACCATGGTGGGCGAGCGCGGGGTCAAGCTGTCCGGCGGGCAGCGCCAGCGGGTCGCGCTCGCCAGGGCGATCCTGCGCGACGCACCGATCCTGCTGCTCGACGAGGCGACCAGCGCGCTGGACTCCGAGAGCGAGATCCTCGTACAAGAAGCGCTGTGGCGGCTCATGGAGGGCCGGACGGCGCTCGTCGTGGCGCACCGACTGAGCACGGTCGCCACCATGGACCGGCTCGTCGTCCTCGACCGCGGGCGAATCATCGAGCAGGGCACGCATCAGGAACTGCTCGCGTCGGAAGGCGCCTACGCGAAGCTGTGGCAGCACCAGTCGGGCGGTTTCCTCGACGACAGTCAGGAGCCGGCCGACCTGCACTGA
- a CDS encoding sensor histidine kinase, which translates to MTQYMQDPALWALIAGTPLAATAIIRGKRSARSLRQGNQELRDHYAELENQYSASVKKAQEQAEEATRTALKSAMRTLQGLAAEQQLAISKLQSKYGESVILQDLLEIDHMNSQFGRRAQSIAVLCEGWLGRQRDVASVYDVVRSAQGRIRHFQRVEILSQVDFAVTNRAVEPVALALAELLDNATSYSAPETSVEINVRAVPKGICIVVDDAGVGMNEEEKARAAKLLSSERASGVSGLGNPPQFGFAVIGVLCERYGFTVSVDSTSPYGGVRAVVLLPDELLTSMPQPKERAQTVSTVPSLNPSGPEPAAAVSTTADGLPKRRRRRAMAIVPPTETTGAPMTTGTPIRSEEETASIMGAFQRGTQSGRAALPEPAGRTSNAHDASSEGHEVS; encoded by the coding sequence ATGACGCAATACATGCAGGACCCGGCTCTCTGGGCTCTTATCGCTGGTACTCCGCTTGCAGCTACCGCCATTATTCGCGGAAAGCGGTCTGCGCGGAGTTTAAGGCAGGGAAATCAAGAACTCAGGGATCACTACGCTGAGCTTGAGAATCAATATTCGGCCTCGGTGAAGAAGGCTCAGGAGCAAGCCGAAGAAGCAACGAGAACCGCGCTCAAATCGGCGATGCGGACGCTTCAGGGTCTCGCCGCCGAACAGCAGTTGGCCATTTCCAAACTGCAGAGCAAGTATGGCGAGTCGGTGATTCTCCAGGACCTCCTGGAAATCGACCACATGAACTCGCAGTTCGGGCGGCGCGCCCAGTCCATCGCGGTGCTCTGCGAAGGCTGGCTGGGACGGCAGCGTGACGTCGCGTCGGTGTACGACGTGGTCCGCAGCGCGCAGGGCAGGATCCGGCACTTCCAGCGGGTCGAAATTCTTTCGCAGGTCGATTTCGCGGTCACCAACCGGGCTGTCGAACCGGTGGCGCTGGCCCTTGCCGAACTGCTCGACAACGCCACGAGCTACTCGGCACCGGAAACCAGTGTCGAGATCAATGTCCGTGCCGTACCCAAGGGCATCTGCATCGTCGTGGACGACGCCGGTGTCGGCATGAACGAGGAGGAGAAGGCCCGAGCGGCGAAACTCCTTTCGAGTGAGCGGGCCTCGGGTGTCTCCGGGCTCGGCAATCCTCCGCAGTTCGGATTCGCCGTGATCGGTGTGCTCTGTGAGCGCTACGGCTTCACGGTGTCCGTCGACTCGACCTCTCCCTACGGGGGTGTGCGAGCGGTGGTCCTGCTGCCGGACGAGCTGCTCACCAGCATGCCGCAACCAAAGGAGCGAGCACAGACTGTGAGCACTGTTCCCTCGCTGAACCCGAGCGGCCCGGAACCCGCCGCGGCCGTGTCCACGACCGCCGACGGTCTTCCCAAGCGCCGCCGCAGGCGGGCCATGGCCATCGTGCCGCCGACCGAAACCACGGGTGCCCCCATGACCACGGGCACCCCGATCCGCTCCGAAGAGGAGACCGCCTCGATCATGGGTGCCTTCCAGCGCGGCACGCAGTCCGGTCGA